The Aminipila terrae nucleotide sequence GAACCAAATGGAATTTTAAGAATGATGGCAGTACGCCCAAAAGTACTTTGTAACCTTGAATATATTGCTGACATTACAAAAGAGAAGAAAGGTGAATTCACGAAATACATATTAACACCAAATGCTAAATTTACAAAATATCTAAAGGAAAATGTTTATCGGCCAGAAGATAATTATAATGAATTAGAGCATCGTGAAATTTATTGGATTGATGAAGATGGACTTTTAATAAAACATCAAACTTATGGTAAATGTGAGTATACAATTGATGGTATACCAGATACCTATGTTTCAGATATGATAACAGAATTGACGGATTATAATGATAAAAAACTTACGGAAATTGATGATTTGGGCACTTCATTCTAAGTAAACTTATATTTATATTCGTAAGTTACCTTTATCGGCTAGTTCAATGTTTGGTTCATTTGGTGAAAATCCAAGGTTAGACTATGAATATATCATTTATGTATATAAAGCTAATTATGAACAGGCAAAAACATTAGTAAGGAGTATAGAACGATAATTTAAAAAGATTAATTAAAAGAAAAATACAGACCGTATAGAAAGGAGTCCTCCTGTGACATATTATGATGAACAATTACGGCTTCTCCAGAAGCAGGTTGCGCAAAAAAAGCGGAATGAGTCCAAGCTAAAAGAATTATACGTTCAGCGTCAGAAACTGAGTACTAAAGTTGATGAGCTAAAGAACAGTATGTTAGACGAGAAGGATGACGTTGACCGTTTAGAGAATCAAAGCTTAGCAGCTTTCTTTTATGGCGTCATCGGCAAGCTAGATGAAAAACTGGACAAAGAGCGAAAGGAAGCTTATGCAGCCAAACTCAAGTATGATGTGGCCGCCCGTGAGCTTTCGGCAGTGGAGAAAGAAATCCAGTACCTTGAGACAGAAATGAAACAGCTGCTTGGATGTGAACAGCAATATGAAAGAGCATTAAAGGCAAAGGCAGATATGATTAAATCCACTGATTCCCAAGAAGCTTTGAAGATATTCCAGAAGGAACAAAATATTGCTTACATAGAAAGTCAGAAGAAAGAAATTCAAGAAGCTCTAAATGTTGGGCATACGGCACTTGCTACGACCAACAGGATTCTTTCCAGTCTTGACAGTGCTGCGGGCTGGGGGACGTGGGATTTACTTGGTGGTGGATTGATTACGGATTTGGCCAAGCACAGCCAGCTGGACGAGGCACAGAACCAGGTTGGAGAGTTGCAGGCTCAGTTACGACATTTTAAAACAGAGTTGGCCGATGTGACTATTAATGCAGATATTCAGGTCAACATTGAAAGTTTTCTGAGATTTGCAGACTATTTTTTTGATGGAATGTTAGCTGATTACGCGGTGCTGGATAAAATCAACCAGTCTCAAGCGCAGGTTAGGAATACTAAGGGCCAGATTGAAGGTGTCATGAATCATTTAAACTCCATGCTGAGTAATACTAATAAAGAGTTGGAATGCGAAAAAATAATGCTGAATGATTTAATCGTGGATGCGGCAATGTAAAGTTGGACAGGTATGAAGGAGATGCAGTAATGAATTTTAAACGTAAAATCTTACAGATATTAGTTGTTTTAATGATTTTTGCGGCCACTACAATAACAGCATTTGGAGCCCCGTCAGCGTATATTTCAGGGGCAAAGATAAAAGGATTTAATGCAAATTACATCATTATTGATATGAACGATAAAAATGTGCGTCCAATGATGCTTACTGCAGGAAATGTCTTATGTTCTGCGGATTCCGTCTCCAATATGGCAAAAAATAATGGATGTTTTGCAGCCATAAATGGCACGTATTTTTCTGCGTACGATGGTATTCCTATATCCTGGGGAACCATTATAAAGAACGGAAAGGTATTACATATAAGTAATGGCGGTGCTGTAGCAGGATTTACCAGTGATGGCGAGCTGGTTATAGACAGACTTTCTTTTAATTTTAAAGGTTATATTAATGATGAATATCGCTGTATACCCTGGAGGATTAACCATCCAAGTGATGAAGCAGATGCTATAACTATTTTTACCCCTGAGTATGGTGCGGTTGTAAAACTGAAAGGGGGCGCCAAGGCACCTGTAGTGGAAAATGGAAAGGTTTCATACATAGCTACTTCAGATTTTTATGTACCGGCAGGGGATTTGCCATCGTCTATAATTCTCAGGTGGCAAATTTAGTAGACGAGCGTTTTAAAGTTGGTGATGCTGTCCGATATGAAGTGGAAATAAATACTACATTTACCAAACAATCCACTTGGGATAATGTGATTCAGGCAGTAGGGGCAGGACCAAGCTTAATTATCAATGGTCAGATAACCGCAAATGGACAAGCAGAACAGTTTTTTGAAAATAAGATAAATGTAGGTAAGGCTGCAAGAACCTTTATTGGTGCAGGAGCAGATGGAAAAGTAAGAATAGGGACTATTAATTCTGCTACTATTAAGGAAGCGGCAGAAGTATGCCAGAATCTTGGACTTATAAACGCTATGTGCTTAGATGGAGGCGGTTCCAT carries:
- a CDS encoding phosphodiester glycosidase family protein — its product is MNFKRKILQILVVLMIFAATTITAFGAPSAYISGAKIKGFNANYIIIDMNDKNVRPMMLTAGNVLCSADSVSNMAKNNGCFAAINGTYFSAYDGIPISWGTIIKNGKVLHISNGGAVAGFTSDGELVIDRLSFNFKGYINDEYRCIPWRINHPSDEADAITIFTPEYGAVVKLKGGAKAPVVENGKVSYIATSDFYVPAGDLPSSIILRWQI